In the Candidatus Aegiribacteria sp. genome, CGCTGTACCACGTAGTGTATTCCCCATCAGGAGTAAGCTCGCCGCCAAAGTGCTGTATGGACATTCCTATTCGAAGGGTTTTGAAACCCGTGTCGTAAAGAGTACCAATATCAACAGCAATTCCGCCTGCAGAGACATCGTCCCACTGCTCTCTGACATACTTCACGGTAAGACCGGCACTGAATCTGTCAGTGAGCATCCTGGAGAAAGAAAGACCTGCAACCATATCACTGCATGTAAAAGTCTCTCCCGTTCCTTCGGGTTGTTCAACGGTGGTTACGTCCATATCACCGGACTGCAGCATCGCAAATTGAACAGCGAAAGTTCCTATTCCACTGAACTCCTTTGTTACAACACCACCACCGTAAAGAATATCTCCATACCACTGCGTACCTGTGAACTGCACCTGTATTCCGGGCACTCTCACGAGACAGGCCGGATTCCAGAATGCAGCACTGGGATCGTCAGCGGTAGCGATAAACGCTCCACCCATCGCGGTTCCGCGAGCACCCAGTCCCAGTTTCAGGAACTGAGCGCCGGCAGTCCCGACCTTGGCAAAGGATGTTGCCTCGGCAGAAGTCGGGAACAGCAGGAAAACGGCGACCGCTACGGTCAGGATTATACCTGTATACTTCATGGTCACTCCTCTCCTACTTAATGATGGCAAATTTGCCGATTACGAAGTCCTCTTCAGTCTCAACACGGAAAATGTAAAGACCGGACGTGACTTCCTGATCATTTCTGCTGAGCAGATCCCAGAACTCCGTGCCTTCGTCTCCACTCCAGCTGCGATGTTCAAGGGTGATCACGTGATCACCGGCAAGTGTATAAATATGAATGTTACACATGGCAGGCAGATGTGTGAAAGCTATTTTGTCGAAGTAAGTCTGCTCCCATGCTGCTGAACCTCTATAAGGATTGGGCACAACCTGCACGTTCTCTTTCCAGTTGGCATCCGCAGTCATAACCGGAACCACTGGAAGAGGAGTTCCCTCAATGCTCTGCTTGTAGTTCGACTTGGTGCTTTCTACACCTGTCTCTTCGTCGTATGCGCAGACTATGTAGAAGTAGGGAAACCCGTTTGTCACATTGGTATCTGTGTATGAGAAAATACCCGGTTCAGTTGATGTAGCAAGAACCCAGTTAGCCGGTTCGAAGGTTGTTCTGTAGATGTTATATCCACCAAGACCGTCGTAAGATTCAGCGTTCGCACCCCATTCGAGTTCTACCTGGCCGTTGCCGGCTTCGTAGAAAAGAATAGGAGTAGGTGGAAGCTCGGGTACTCCCCAGCCTCCATCACGATAATAAGCGTCCAGCATATTGTCCGCTACTTCACGCGCACCTGCAAGACCCATTCCAACGAGCCATCCTCCAATGACATGAAGGCTGTCGCCGTCACACAGATCAACAGGCCCCGCAGCTATGAGGAACCTGTAGTCAAATACAGGATAATCAAGAGCAATGGGGTTATCGTATACAATGGGGAAAGGCCCTGGATTAAGCGGTGTAATGGCCTCTGGTGCCCTTTCGTTTCCGACCCAGTCAAGGAGGTACAGAGGTCCACTGGTCTGACCGTTCAGATCAGGGTTCTGACCCCACATGTAGTTGTACTTCTCCCCATCTGTACCCGGATCGCTATGCCAGTTCCACCATGAGTGGGAAATGGGAATAGGATAATCGTAGACGTCAATAGGACGTTCGATAGTCCCGTCAGCCTTTTTAATCCAGAAATCAAGAAGTCTCCAGCCAATGAAACCGTTGCACGGAGGAACTATTGTAGGTTCTCCGCTGTCATCAACGCTGGAGCCGGGGTTGTCACCATCCCAGATGTAGCTCATGTTGCGGGGAACGACATGGAAGACCGTGTCGCCCACCGTTTGCTTCCAGTGGTTCTCCGGCATGCCGTTGCTGAACATGTCCAGACCGGCTTCATTCACTGTCCAGATGGTGTCTACGCCCACTGTCCTGAAAAGGATCGTGAAATGATCGCTGACGCCGTTCTGGTCAACATCGTTATCAGGAATTCCATCTGCACCGAGGTAGTTGTAGTAATACCAGATGTTGTTGGGATCATCGGGATCCATGGTGTTGTCAGGATTCTGCTGGTAGGTGTATATGTCCTGCTCGCTGGCTGTGGTTCCGCCATCGAAGACATACTCGAATTCCGCCAGGGGATCGTTACACCAGATAGCATGACCGTCATAGTAAACAAGATCGTCTAGATGACACTCGGTGACATCAATAGTGGCAACGTCACAGTCGGCCCTTATAGCTACTACGAAAGCCTCAAGCTGCTCACCCGGATTACCATGCTCGGAGTGGTGTGTTACTATGTGGTTACCAACGATGAAGTTATTATAAGCCGGCGTACCCCATCCGTAGTTCTCCTGATAGACACCCATTCCATAGGGATCATCGTTGTAGGAGGTATCCCAGTCATCGTAGCCGTAGTGTGTTTCCTCCAACGCGACCGGCCCCGGAATCAGCTTCTCAGCCGGGTATCCCTCACTCGGTCGCAATTCCCATGAAGTTGAAGCGTCGGGAACGCTCGCGTATTTTCTTGCTGCACCGGAAGGAGTAACCGGACCATACACACAGGACCAGAAGTCACCCTCATAAAGATAGTAGCTTCCCTCTCCTCCCGGCCATTCCATAGATGGATAGACAGGCCGGTAGTCTCCGGTCAGTCCGATATTAACAAAGGCACTCCAAACGTTGCTCAGGTTGTGCAGTATCCATACAGCGGGCGGACGGTCATCGGTCTCGCCGCCCCGCAGTATATCAATTCCCTGCACATCCCTAGCAATGCCGGTACCTGACAGTGTGAACACTGCAAGCACCGTGAGTACCAGGAACCCGCGAGTGTACCTGGAGTTCCTCATACTCTCATTCACCTCCAATTCACATTTCGCGGTGCATGGAGGGTCCTTATTTCCACCCCGGTATGCTTCGCGATTGCTGTTATTATTACCATTTTCATATTTAACATTTCTCTATTCCGTAAGAGTGAAATTGACAGTAAGCGTTGTCCATACGCCTACCGGAATACCGTTGTTCTGAGCAGGTGTCCAGGATGTATTCCATGCTGCTGACAGAGCTGCTTGATCCAGCGAGTTAACTCCGCTTGAGTTGTAAAGTCTCACATCCGAAACGGAGCCATTGGCTGCTACATATACCCAGAGAGTGACTGTTCCCTCCACTCCAGCCTGGGCAGCCATTGCCGGATAATCCGGGCGGGGCTGATAGGTGCAGACAGGAAGTACCTCTGCAGGCATGAACCTTGGAGGTCCCATTTCCTCTGACTGACCACTTCCAAGCTCATCGCCCTGATCAATCGTTTCGACTGTCTCAAGCCCTTCTGTATCAGCGTCCAGAGACAACGTTATATCCTGATTAATTTCCTCTACCATTTCTTCGGTTTCCTGCTCGATCTCTTCCTGTTCTTCCTCTACTTCCTCTTCCTGTTCTTCCACGGCATCATCAAACGCAAGGTCTGTTTCAACCGCTTCCATCTCGGAATCAGAAGTTCTTGTCGAAAGCCTTCCCAGCTCGCTTGCCGGGAGGAACTCGAAGAACATTATCAGGATGGCAAGCCCAATAACCACTCCCAATTCAAATCGGAGGGAAGGGTGCCCGAATTCAGTTCTGCTCTCAGACATCATCCCTCCTTCAATTGTACAGTCCGAGCTCTTCAGCATTGAACTGAATGCTGTAAAGCTCTTCAAACCGCATGGAGTTAAAAAGACTAACCATATTTTCCATCGGAACCCTTGAATCGATATTAAGCACTACGACATCAAGTTCCTTGTTCTGCTCACGCCAGAACTTGTTACTCAGCCTGCTAAGCTGCTCAGCAACCTGAGGCAGGGGCATGTCGTAATCACCAATTCTGGCTATGAGTTCACTGTCATCGTTCCCCGGCTCAACCTGTTTGACCCATACGGTCACTGTCAGGAATTGCTTCCCAAGCTCACTCATTACCTGTGGGTGCGCCTGGGGGAAGCGGACTCTAAGTCCTCCTTCTTCCTTGAACAGGGTAGTGGCCATGAAGAAGACAAGCAGCAGGAAAACGATGTCAGCCATCGTTCCGGTAAAGATAGTACTTCCAACTTTCATTCTGCTTTTGAACTTCATTATGCTCCACCTCCCAGTCTTTCCTGGATTGTGATACCGGTCCTGCTGACACCATTCATGCGCAGAACATCAAGGGCTTTTACCATACCCTCATAATCACAGTCAGGGAAGAATTTGAGGATTACAACAAGTTCGCTTTCCCTTACCACGGATGCAATATCCCCCTGTCTGATATCAGACAGGACAAGTGTATCCCCGAAGGCAACCTCTCCAAAGATGGGGTCATCCTCCAGAGGGGTTTCACTGCCAAGAAAGGTCCGGATAATACCGGGCCTTATAATGGGGACAAGATTCTCCGCGGCAATAGCTGTTTCCAGGGAACTGAACGTTCCTGATGGAACTCCCTTTGCCACTTCCAGATTATTAAGGAGTCTGTCCAGACATGCTGACAGTTCTTCAGCTCTGTCCGCAGCAAGAATCCTTATACCGCTATGCAGGGTAGTATCCTGGAGGCTTACGTCCTCCCCGGCCCTTGCCCTCTGCAGTGGACCATCAGGTGGTGCCTGATCGATCAGCGCCACGTACTCATGGGCTCCCCACTGCTTGACAGTCATGACAAGCCTGTTCGTTTCGTCAATTACAACCTCTTCAGTCTGTTCATCAGGCTTCTTGGGAAGTTTGTAGGAGATGCCTTTCTGGACTTCAAAGGTCGTTGTGACCAGGAAGAAGATCAACAGCAGGAACGCAATATCGGACATTGAGGCGTCGGGGATTGCCCCGCTTGCTCTCGGTCTGTTACGTATCCGCATCCATGCTCCTTAAAGCTGCTTCAGGTGCTCCATCTCAGACAGCGTATCCACAAGGAATATGCTGGCTTCTTCCATATCAATTACGAACTTGCCAATCCTGGATATAAAGTAGTTATGAGACATCTGGATTGGAATTGCTATAACAAGTCCGGTTGCGGTAGTTATCAGGGCTTCCTGAATACCGCCGGCGACCAGGCTCGCTTCAACGTTCTTAGCGGCGGCTATCTCACCGAAAGCTTTTATCATACCTGAAACTGTTCCAAGGAAGCCCAGCATCGGGGCAATACTTGAAACGGAAGCAAGCACGACTATTCCTTTTTCAAGGTAAGCCATCTCTATTCCGCCCGCACTTTCCACCGCTTTTTCTACGGCTTCAAGACCTTTATCATGACGAAGCAATCCTGCGTGCAGAATGGATGCTACAGGACCACTTGTCCGTTCGCAAAGTTCCTCGGCTCCCTTAACGTCTCCTTTGCGGATGAATCCGCCGAGTCTCTCAAGAAATGAGCCGACATCTATCTTTAGTTTGCCGTAGGTAATAAACCTTTCGACAGTTACCGCGATACCGATCAACAGAGAAAGCAGGAGTGGATACATGAAGTTTCCACCGGCAATGAACAGATCTTTGAGATCCATACTTGCGCTTTGAGCTCTTTGTACTTCCTCACCCACAGGGATGTTTTCATCCGTTGATTCAGCCGTTTCTTCTTCGATCTCCGCAGCAATTTCCTGATCTGCGGTTTCCTCATGACCGGGTTCCTCGGGCTGTGCCCATACAAGGGCGGTCAGCACGAGGAACAGAAGCAGGAATTTTCGCATCTAATATCACTCCTTCTTTACATTCAGATGCCGGGGATTAATTCCCGGCCTGAATGGAAGAATTCATCCTACCATTCAAATCCAAGACCGAACTTGATCATCCGTGGTCTGCTGAATACATAGGGATTGCCCATACTGCCCGTCGGATCGCGATCGGGTTCTCCGTCTCCATCCTGATCAGCATCGTACCATGCAACACTGGCAATGGTATTGATATTCTGCCTGCCGAAGAGGTTGTCGATACGGCACCAGGCATCAAGTGTAACGGAACCGATCCAGAACGTCTTGTTTACCTTAAGAGTGGTCGACATCGTCCAGGGATATCTGCTGCCATTGATCTCCGGCATCGCAGTACCCTGATTGGATTCACTGTATGGAAATCCGCTGCCGCCGTTCCATGAAACGTGCACACCGAATCCCTCAAGGAATGTAGTGTTGCCGATTCTGGGGCCTTCACCCCTGGGAATGCGGAAATCTGCTTCCAGATTGATAGCATGTCTCTGATCCCAGTTAAGATAGGATTCCTTCTTCGGAATGACCCAGCCTGCCCAGACGTAATCATAATTCTGTCTTGCGCTTGAGCTTTTGCCCATAGCCACTGAATACGTGTAGTTGACACTGCCATACCAGTAATTGCTGGTACGTCTTGTAAGGTTAAGCTCAACTCCTCTGACATTTCCAAAATCACCATTGATATAAAGATCATACGAATCAAGCGCGCTGTAGTAATTATTCTGCATGTCAATCTGACCGGTGATGTCTTTGTAGTAGCCGGTTACGTCAATCATGGTGATGTCATCAAACTGATGCTTCACTCCCACCTCGTAGGAGATTGTCTCCTCCGGGGAAAGATCGGGGTTTCCAACCATCGGAAATGCACCTGCGAGATCGAAGTCTGATCCGTTGTACAACATGTCAAAAGCCGGAGTCTGGAAGTAGTGACCGTATGTGAAGTGAAGAACATCACGCTCGGTGATCGGGTGTGAGAATCCGACTCTGGGACTGAGGTGGTATTTCACCGGAACGGTTATCGGATTGATGATATGATTTGGATCATCAGGAGTGGTTCCCTGTTCTATAGGATTTGTCGGGTCCGCGGGATATTCATCGAAGTTCGGATCGAAGTAATCAAAGCGGAGACCGGCGTTAACGATCATTCCTCTGTACTCCATCTTATCCTGTATGTAGGCTGCGCCCGAGTTGGGGAAAACATGATAGCGGTTCATGTAGATATTACCGCCTGACGCTGTGTCTACATATGAATCGAAGATATCATAATACTTCGCTTCAACACCGGCCTTCAGCTGATGCTGCTGGCTGATCTGGCTTGTGATATCAGTTCTGAATGTTGATGTGTTGCTTCTGGTTTCAGTCCAGGCGTAGCGGCTTGCGCCGCTCCTGTAGAAATCATCAGTGTCGGGTCTTCTATCAGGAGTATAATCCAGCCAGTCATCCCAGGAAAAATCTTCTCCAAGCCATTCGGTGGTGTAAGTTGTATCGTCCGGATCATTTTTTATCTTGTAGTTGAAATAAGCCTCATACTGATTGAGCTTTATCTCTATGAAGGTCGCGTCGCTCAATGTCTGGGTAACACCCAGACCGACACTGTAGTTATCCCAGAATCTTATCGGGAGTCCGTAGAGAATACTGGTTCCGGTACCCGGTACCAGTGAATCTTCTCCGGTGCTGGACTCGATGTAGTATGGGATTTCAAATTTACTCCATGCCCACTGGCTCACGCCGGCGGTTCTGTCCATGTAGTAACCGGTAAGATTTATCTTGGTTTTGGGATTGGGCTTGTAGGTCAGCTTTACGTTGCCGGTCCAGGATTCTCTCCAGTCGTTGAATCCGTATCCGTACCTTCCGTTCTCACCTCCGCCTAGCTGTTCCCATTCTCCGGAAAGGAAGATTCGCATTTCCCCCGGAACCTGAACACCGATAGCGGGTAGAAGATAACCGGTTAAGGGTTCAGGCCCGCCAATCGAAACTTCGGCAGTTAGTGTTGCATCTGAGAATGGTCCTATGTTGCTCCATCGCCATCCGCTGTCAGGTTCTGCGGGGTTAACACCGCCCCAGTGCCAGTCGCTGGCAAGGCCAAGAGCTTCAAAGTTGTTGCCGCTGCCGCTTATCTCACCTGTGTAAGCGCTTCCGCCCTCGCGGGTGATGATGTTGACAATACCTGATTGCGCGTTACCATACTCCGCTCCGAAACCGCCGGTTATGGTTGACATCTCTGCAACTGCGGCCAGAGGAATGTCACTGTTGAAGACATTATTGGTAGGGTCTAACTGGGCAACACCGTCTACCAGGTACAAGACCTCACCGCTGCGGCCACCGCGCATATGAAGACCTCCACGCTCAGTGGCGCCTGCAACACGATTCACGATATCCGCGATTCCGGCTACCGGCATGGTCTTTATTTCCTCACGACCAACCACATGAAATGACTCAGTGGCATCCATCATGATCATTCCTCTTGAATCAGTTACTGTAATGGTAGTACTACCAACAGTAGCGATATCAAGACTGAAATTCATGGGAGTTGTCTGGTCGACGACGACCGCAACTCCCTCTGCTGTCTTAGCGCTCATTCCAACCATGCTGGCACTTACACTGTAAATACCAGGCTGCAGGTTGATAATGAAGTACTCTCCGTTTGCATCCGTCATTGCGCCGTAGGTTGTACCCACGACCATAACAGTGGCACCAATGAGCGGTTCACCGGAATTATCGGTAATTCTTCCGGCAATTTTACCCGTGGTACCTGCTGTTACTGACAGAGCCACGAACAGCACAAGCACAAAAGACATTATCGTTGCTTTTCTAAGCACCGCTGCAGCTCCTTTCTTCTACTCGCAGCCCATGCTGCGAAAAAAAACATTTCAACACTGAAGAAAGCCCCGTGACACACCTCCCTTTTTACTTCTTCAGAAGTCGCACAAACCATTGACATTAAAACATCTGTTAACACATCTGAACAGTCCTGAGAGTATACCCCCTTTAAAGTGTTTTGTAACTGGATTTGAACATAAGGTAGGTAAAAACTTGAGTCAAGACGCTTATCCATGATATTTGTCCGTTCCGTACAGATATTTTTCCAGAGCATAGACCGTCTGCTGCATTTCGGGTCAATTTCCTGGCATGACAACCTGTTCATACCGGGAAGGAGTAACATTTCACTTACCTTTCACTTCCTCCCGCACTGAAAAAAAACACATTAAGATGAGCTTAGTTCCCTGAATAAGCGTATTTACGGGGTTAACCCGCGTATTTCTGACCGAAGCAGCTACTGTCAGCCGGAGAAATACGCGGGTTTACTGCATATATCAATCATTCCGAACTATATCAGCTTCCTATTCCAAGCAGTCGCGGAATAGTTGGAATCCAGTCGAAAATCAAGAACTGGCACCGCCCGATGAGCAGGCTTATTCTTGCCATTATCGTGTAACCGAAGCTCGCTCCGAATGCGATCATCAGTATCGTAATTCCTACATTCGCGGTTTTACCCACGATTCCGGTATGCGCCTTGGAAAAGAAGAAGTAGACAAGGCCTGTAATAACACCTACGACAAGGATAATATTACTGAAGATAACCCATGCTCCGCCGGAGCTGACTGAGATAATCGTTCCTTTAACCTGTGCCATCGCGTTTGTCTGAAAGAAACCCACCATGTTCAGTCCGGCTCCGGCTCCTATTATCATTCCGAGCGCCATGCGTGAGAGCCCTGCTATCTTCGGTATAATCCTTGCCAGCATGAACAGCGCGAATATCCCTGGAAATATCCATACCCAGTTGAATCCGCCGTCCACCGGGAACATCTGCTGCCACCAGTTTGGCTTGAGTACATTCTCAATAGTGTAAATGACCCAGTAACCCGCGCTCATGCCTACAAAAAGATGTTCGGCAAACTTGTAGAACGGATTGTCTCTATAAAGGAAGCTGTAAAGGCAGAGAGTCAGCGCTGCTCCCAGCCATATGCCGAGTATTTCCCAGTTCATCCTCTGCCTCCTTTCTTCTTCTCAGAGAAGTAAGCAACATTACCTATTATTATGAACAGCATTATCACAAGATGCGCAATCGACTGGGGAGCCATTCCCTCTACTGCTGAACCATCCGTAATTCCCACAAGAGTTTCATAATCGGCAGCTCCCTTAAGACCGCCAAGCAGCCCGATCATCTGACCTGTCTGAAGATACGTATAGTACTGTGGAGCGCTGACAGCGGTACATCCGCCTCCAACAGGCACTCCGAACCTGTCTCCACCCATCATGACCCACGCCGGGACACCGGGATCGCCTGCTGACAGAGTGATGATAAGATCAAAATCGGTAAGATCGGATATGTATTCAAGCATCGGGATCTCATCCCACGGAAGGTTGTCTCTGTCCGTCGGAAATACCGCGTTCATGCTCGAACCGAGGCGTACTATCATGATTCCGCCGCCGGTCTTGTATCCAAGGTTGCACCAGTCCTCGTACTGTACTTTCCCCAGGCTGTCTCCAACACTGGACATAACTTCCTGTGCCAGGCTCGCCCCCTCAGGCCAGAGTGCCATACAGACCACGTTGATATCTTTTCTCATGAGATGGGTCGTGATAGCGATAGCCATCGGATGCAGCTCCGGCATGGTTGAAGGGCCATAATCGAAGCTCAGCAGAACATCGCAACCGGAAGGCAGTGTATCAACATATTCGTACATATCCCTGCTCGGCTCAGCACCTACGGGATTGGGGAAGATGAGATGTGTTGTAACAGGAATGATGACAGACAGTGCGATAAGAATGAAGATTATCCTTCTGTCCGTATTTCCGAGTTTTTCTAATATGGAAGCCATCAGTCCGTACCTCCCAGGTAACTGCGCTCGATCCCGAAAATCATTCGGAGGGAAGTGGACACGACCCCCATTGCTGCTCCTATCATGACAGCTCTCTGACCAGCGGTATTGGGAAAGGTCATGAGCCAGACTTTGGCAAGCGGAATCTTATCCCAGATCATGGCTCCTATCGGTACCTGTCCGAGCATTACGATGAACGCGGATGTGAGAAGAAGTGTAGCCCTCCAGTTAGATGCGCGGAATGCTCTGAATGCAGCGGAAGCGACGAAGAAAGCAAGCAGGCTGAACATTGTCGAGCCCATCGGAGCGACCATGTTCATGAACATGAAGTCAAAAGGTCTGGCTTCGGTTACACCATAGATCAGACCGGTAATAAACATCACCATGAAACCTGCAATGGTTACCGGGCTGTACTTCCAGTTCTTAAGCTTCAGCTTGATCTTCCTGAAATGCACATGCATGAGGTTAAGTGCTCCAAGGAATATCGCCGCAGAAGCAACGATCATATACCATTCCTGGAGGTTATCTCCCA is a window encoding:
- a CDS encoding PorV/PorQ family protein is translated as MKYTGIILTVAVAVFLLFPTSAEATSFAKVGTAGAQFLKLGLGARGTAMGGAFIATADDPSAAFWNPACLVRVPGIQVQFTGTQWYGDILYGGGVVTKEFSGIGTFAVQFAMLQSGDMDVTTVEQPEGTGETFTCSDMVAGLSFSRMLTDRFSAGLTVKYVREQWDDVSAGGIAVDIGTLYDTGFKTLRIGMSIQHFGGELTPDGEYTTWYSGEDSLEVYESYSMPMTFRLGMAMDIINRGPHFLTVEVDGIHPSDNVEQLGIGAEYWYNNMFALRGGYRINTDEEGLTAGAGFKIPVGSNTISLDYAYADWNRLEMVHRASLGFAF
- a CDS encoding energy transducer TonB encodes the protein MSESRTEFGHPSLRFELGVVIGLAILIMFFEFLPASELGRLSTRTSDSEMEAVETDLAFDDAVEEQEEEVEEEQEEIEQETEEMVEEINQDITLSLDADTEGLETVETIDQGDELGSGQSEEMGPPRFMPAEVLPVCTYQPRPDYPAMAAQAGVEGTVTLWVYVAANGSVSDVRLYNSSGVNSLDQAALSAAWNTSWTPAQNNGIPVGVWTTLTVNFTLTE
- a CDS encoding biopolymer transporter ExbD; the encoded protein is MKFKSRMKVGSTIFTGTMADIVFLLLVFFMATTLFKEEGGLRVRFPQAHPQVMSELGKQFLTVTVWVKQVEPGNDDSELIARIGDYDMPLPQVAEQLSRLSNKFWREQNKELDVVVLNIDSRVPMENMVSLFNSMRFEELYSIQFNAEELGLYN
- a CDS encoding biopolymer transporter ExbD codes for the protein MRIRNRPRASGAIPDASMSDIAFLLLIFFLVTTTFEVQKGISYKLPKKPDEQTEEVVIDETNRLVMTVKQWGAHEYVALIDQAPPDGPLQRARAGEDVSLQDTTLHSGIRILAADRAEELSACLDRLLNNLEVAKGVPSGTFSSLETAIAAENLVPIIRPGIIRTFLGSETPLEDDPIFGEVAFGDTLVLSDIRQGDIASVVRESELVVILKFFPDCDYEGMVKALDVLRMNGVSRTGITIQERLGGGA
- a CDS encoding MotA/TolQ/ExbB proton channel family protein; translation: MDLKDLFIAGGNFMYPLLLSLLIGIAVTVERFITYGKLKIDVGSFLERLGGFIRKGDVKGAEELCERTSGPVASILHAGLLRHDKGLEAVEKAVESAGGIEMAYLEKGIVVLASVSSIAPMLGFLGTVSGMIKAFGEIAAAKNVEASLVAGGIQEALITTATGLVIAIPIQMSHNYFISRIGKFVIDMEEASIFLVDTLSEMEHLKQL
- a CDS encoding TonB-dependent receptor produces the protein MLRKATIMSFVLVLFVALSVTAGTTGKIAGRITDNSGEPLIGATVMVVGTTYGAMTDANGEYFIINLQPGIYSVSASMVGMSAKTAEGVAVVVDQTTPMNFSLDIATVGSTTITVTDSRGMIMMDATESFHVVGREEIKTMPVAGIADIVNRVAGATERGGLHMRGGRSGEVLYLVDGVAQLDPTNNVFNSDIPLAAVAEMSTITGGFGAEYGNAQSGIVNIITREGGSAYTGEISGSGNNFEALGLASDWHWGGVNPAEPDSGWRWSNIGPFSDATLTAEVSIGGPEPLTGYLLPAIGVQVPGEMRIFLSGEWEQLGGGENGRYGYGFNDWRESWTGNVKLTYKPNPKTKINLTGYYMDRTAGVSQWAWSKFEIPYYIESSTGEDSLVPGTGTSILYGLPIRFWDNYSVGLGVTQTLSDATFIEIKLNQYEAYFNYKIKNDPDDTTYTTEWLGEDFSWDDWLDYTPDRRPDTDDFYRSGASRYAWTETRSNTSTFRTDITSQISQQHQLKAGVEAKYYDIFDSYVDTASGGNIYMNRYHVFPNSGAAYIQDKMEYRGMIVNAGLRFDYFDPNFDEYPADPTNPIEQGTTPDDPNHIINPITVPVKYHLSPRVGFSHPITERDVLHFTYGHYFQTPAFDMLYNGSDFDLAGAFPMVGNPDLSPEETISYEVGVKHQFDDITMIDVTGYYKDITGQIDMQNNYYSALDSYDLYINGDFGNVRGVELNLTRRTSNYWYGSVNYTYSVAMGKSSSARQNYDYVWAGWVIPKKESYLNWDQRHAINLEADFRIPRGEGPRIGNTTFLEGFGVHVSWNGGSGFPYSESNQGTAMPEINGSRYPWTMSTTLKVNKTFWIGSVTLDAWCRIDNLFGRQNINTIASVAWYDADQDGDGEPDRDPTGSMGNPYVFSRPRMIKFGLGFEW